From a single Anaerolineae bacterium genomic region:
- the rpoD gene encoding RNA polymerase sigma factor RpoD yields MYLKEIGQVQLLDSNREMWLAAQMAAAQMLDECAAEAAEHDLNQTTDVALALLENAAQAWKALQKQARTLKVQPPDLNMIIDEADRLYESWDQDVESGIREYLQQREWGHDDAWTELARHLFEVFQVLYLLPPGMRQALRGTTLDINRARQWIASTPDAAEQILDSFELAELRQNEAAEALTRANLRLVVSVAKRYMGRGINFLDLIQEGNIGLLRAVEKFDHTRGYKFSTYATWWIRQAISRAIADQARTIRIPVHMVETINRLMRIERDLTQKLSTEPTAEQIALEMDFLSPEETRAIREAQARGEALSPTLERRLRRAANKVRRIMRISQEPMSLEMPVGQEDSSSLGDFIEDDKTPGPVEAASRQLLKEQIRESLRILNDREREVLELRFGLNDGQMHTLEEVGKHFGVTRERIRQIEAKALRKLRHPTRSRPLRYHLEL; encoded by the coding sequence ATGTACCTCAAGGAAATCGGTCAGGTGCAACTCCTCGACTCTAACCGCGAGATGTGGCTGGCAGCGCAGATGGCCGCCGCCCAGATGCTGGACGAGTGCGCGGCGGAAGCCGCCGAACACGATCTCAACCAGACCACCGATGTTGCCCTGGCCCTGCTAGAAAACGCGGCCCAGGCCTGGAAGGCCCTGCAGAAGCAGGCCCGCACCCTCAAGGTTCAGCCGCCAGACCTCAACATGATCATTGACGAGGCCGATCGGTTGTACGAATCCTGGGATCAGGATGTCGAATCGGGCATCCGCGAGTACCTGCAGCAGCGTGAATGGGGCCACGACGACGCCTGGACTGAACTGGCCCGCCACCTGTTCGAGGTGTTTCAGGTACTGTACCTCCTGCCACCCGGGATGCGCCAGGCTCTGCGCGGCACGACCCTGGACATCAACCGCGCCCGCCAGTGGATCGCCAGCACACCGGATGCCGCCGAGCAAATCCTGGACTCGTTCGAGCTGGCTGAGTTGCGCCAGAATGAGGCCGCCGAAGCGTTGACCCGCGCCAACCTGCGACTGGTGGTCTCCGTCGCCAAGCGTTACATGGGGCGGGGGATCAACTTCCTTGACCTGATCCAGGAAGGCAACATCGGCCTGCTGCGGGCGGTGGAGAAATTCGATCACACCCGCGGCTACAAGTTCAGCACCTATGCCACCTGGTGGATCCGCCAGGCCATCAGTCGGGCTATCGCCGATCAGGCCCGTACCATCCGCATCCCCGTTCACATGGTCGAGACGATCAACCGCCTGATGCGCATCGAGCGCGACCTGACCCAGAAGCTCAGCACCGAGCCAACCGCCGAGCAGATCGCGCTGGAGATGGACTTCCTTTCGCCGGAAGAAACGCGGGCCATCCGCGAGGCTCAGGCGCGCGGCGAAGCGCTCAGCCCGACCCTGGAGCGTCGCCTGCGTCGCGCCGCCAACAAGGTGCGGCGGATTATGCGCATCAGCCAGGAGCCAATGAGCCTGGAAATGCCGGTTGGGCAGGAAGATTCATCCTCGCTGGGCGATTTCATCGAGGACGACAAGACGCCTGGCCCGGTGGAAGCGGCCAGCCGCCAGCTCCTCAAAGAGCAGATCCGCGAGTCGCTACGCATCCTCAACGACCGCGAGCGCGAGGTGCTGGAACTGCGCTTTGGCCTCAACGACGGCCAGATGCACACCCTGGAGGAAGTCGGCAAGCACTTCGGCGTCACGCGGGAGCGCATCCGCCAGATCGAGGCCAAGGCCCTGCGCAAGCTGCGCCATCCCACCCGTTCGCGTCCGCTGCGATACCACCTGGAACTGTGA
- a CDS encoding SH3 domain-containing protein, which produces MPRSWASLAMLFLFSAAIISGCNLTVAESTATPTAEPSATTAPTATTAPTETATPEQEAGTPVVGWYGLVTGLPAGSQFDDYLFLLSEGAGSVGIAGADDALEARIVSLRNTNTRAHFWGSLNCDLPDYNGCQLRVRKILVDGEGVSEPAAIRGWIGRLYSISSGAGYDDYFVLLGDRPMRYGIAVPPENDRQGALSQTLAARRDTGALLSVSGDVICGVADANGCQIRLTELTVVDEGQDSGASGGADGAVSSEPVEGWTGTLVRNGAGAPYTYGFQFWEATRRVGVTSVDATIQGQIAALAGTGRVRVWGILYHNSPATPDDDVIYVSALEAQLPTPAPRTPTPTPIVIACNLPPRLQVGNTGRVSPGPLPNALRSAPGTGGDSIVLGNLPGGTTFTVLQGPICANGYYWWRVDAGGAVGWTAEGRDGVYWLDPLSCNSGLPIRLTPGQQGRVTLFPALSNTVRSQPGRNSGSVVGQIPPGGVFNVLSGPQCGPEGMAWWRVNYNGLIGWTAEGEAGVYWLEPATSGSSEAVNDWRGVIVRNDGAMAYPLGFQFWEGMLRVGVTSSDAGILAQLNSLANNPPGVPVHIWGILYPNNPGGEDDVVFVSRLEVEAATPPPPTCTLPPRLSAGYTARVTPGEPNAVRTAPGTGSGSTVQANIPGGTIFRVIEGPRCVDGYNWWRITTGSLTGWTAEGYAGVYWLEPLVCGNGLRSRLMPGMQGRVTYDPPNANTVRDRPGDTGTPIGQIPPGGVFTVLDGPQCAIGGLTWWRVNYNGLVGWTAEGVPGQYWLEPVS; this is translated from the coding sequence ATGCCTCGTTCCTGGGCCAGCCTGGCCATGCTGTTCCTGTTCAGCGCCGCGATCATCAGCGGCTGCAACCTGACCGTCGCCGAATCCACGGCGACCCCCACCGCGGAGCCGTCCGCCACCACCGCGCCGACGGCCACCACCGCCCCAACGGAAACTGCAACGCCGGAGCAAGAGGCCGGCACGCCTGTCGTCGGCTGGTACGGGCTGGTGACCGGCCTGCCAGCCGGATCGCAGTTCGATGACTACCTGTTCCTGCTTTCGGAAGGGGCCGGTTCCGTAGGCATCGCCGGGGCGGATGACGCCCTGGAAGCGCGGATCGTCAGCCTGCGCAATACCAACACCCGCGCTCACTTCTGGGGCAGCCTGAATTGCGACCTGCCGGACTACAATGGCTGCCAGTTGCGCGTCCGGAAGATCCTTGTCGATGGCGAGGGCGTCAGCGAACCGGCAGCCATCCGTGGCTGGATTGGACGCCTCTACAGCATCTCATCCGGCGCGGGCTATGACGACTACTTTGTGCTGCTGGGCGACCGCCCGATGCGCTATGGCATCGCTGTGCCGCCGGAGAACGATCGGCAAGGCGCGCTCTCGCAGACACTGGCCGCCCGGCGCGATACCGGTGCGCTGCTGAGCGTCAGCGGTGACGTGATCTGTGGCGTGGCTGACGCTAATGGCTGCCAGATCCGTTTGACCGAGTTGACGGTGGTAGACGAAGGGCAGGACAGTGGCGCATCGGGCGGCGCTGACGGGGCCGTAAGCAGCGAGCCAGTCGAAGGCTGGACAGGCACCCTGGTGCGTAATGGGGCTGGTGCGCCCTACACCTACGGCTTCCAGTTCTGGGAGGCGACCCGGCGCGTCGGCGTCACGTCGGTAGACGCCACCATCCAGGGCCAGATCGCTGCTCTGGCGGGGACGGGCCGCGTGCGCGTGTGGGGGATACTCTATCACAACAGCCCGGCCACGCCGGATGACGATGTGATCTACGTCTCCGCACTGGAAGCGCAGCTCCCGACTCCTGCGCCGCGCACACCAACGCCGACGCCCATTGTGATCGCCTGTAACCTGCCACCGCGCCTGCAGGTAGGCAACACCGGGCGGGTCTCGCCAGGGCCGCTGCCCAATGCGTTGCGCAGTGCGCCTGGCACCGGCGGCGATAGCATCGTACTGGGCAACCTGCCCGGCGGCACGACCTTCACCGTCCTGCAGGGGCCGATCTGCGCCAATGGCTACTACTGGTGGCGCGTCGACGCTGGCGGAGCCGTCGGCTGGACGGCGGAAGGCCGGGATGGCGTGTACTGGCTGGATCCGCTTTCCTGCAACAGCGGCCTGCCGATCCGCCTGACGCCGGGCCAGCAGGGGCGGGTGACCCTCTTCCCGGCCCTCAGCAACACGGTGCGCAGCCAGCCAGGGCGTAATAGCGGTTCAGTCGTGGGCCAGATCCCGCCGGGCGGTGTCTTTAACGTGCTCAGCGGCCCGCAGTGCGGCCCGGAGGGCATGGCCTGGTGGCGGGTCAACTACAATGGCCTGATCGGCTGGACAGCGGAAGGTGAGGCCGGGGTCTACTGGCTGGAGCCAGCTACCAGCGGCAGCAGTGAGGCCGTCAATGACTGGCGGGGAGTCATCGTCCGCAATGACGGCGCGATGGCTTACCCGCTCGGCTTCCAGTTCTGGGAGGGGATGCTGCGTGTGGGCGTCACGTCCAGCGATGCCGGTATCCTGGCCCAGCTCAACAGCCTGGCCAACAACCCACCCGGTGTCCCGGTGCATATCTGGGGCATCCTTTACCCCAACAACCCCGGCGGGGAAGATGACGTAGTCTTTGTGAGCCGTCTTGAGGTGGAGGCAGCCACCCCGCCGCCGCCAACCTGCACGCTGCCGCCACGCCTGTCCGCCGGGTATACCGCCCGGGTCACGCCGGGCGAACCGAACGCTGTGCGTACTGCGCCCGGCACCGGTTCCGGCAGTACTGTCCAGGCCAACATCCCCGGCGGAACGATCTTCCGCGTGATCGAAGGCCCGCGCTGCGTAGACGGCTACAACTGGTGGCGGATCACCACCGGCAGCCTGACCGGCTGGACGGCAGAAGGCTATGCCGGGGTCTACTGGCTGGAGCCGTTGGTGTGCGGCAACGGGCTGCGCTCGCGGCTCATGCCGGGGATGCAGGGCCGTGTCACCTATGACCCGCCCAACGCCAACACCGTCCGCGACCGCCCCGGCGATACCGGGACGCCCATCGGCCAGATTCCGCCGGGCGGTGTGTTCACCGTCCTGGATGGGCCGCAGTGCGCCATCGGCGGCCTGACCTGGTGGCGGGTCAACTACAACGGTCTGGTCGGCTGGACGGCGGAAGGCGTACCCGGCCAGTACTGGCTGGAACCGGTCAGCTAG
- the pbpC gene encoding penicillin-binding protein 1C: protein MGNRLRQSIARHPFLSLLAGLGLALLIAAVVLIAVLFTGLPDLATLEAGLALPSTRILDRQGRLLYEIVDPEGGRNRAVTLDRIPQDCIDATIATEDANFYRHIGVDVAGILRALRINLSGGEVLAGGSTITQQVARNLLLDPEQRAERTLLRKLRETILAIRLTASYSRDDILMLYLNQTYYGNLAYGLEGAAQAYFGQSVETLDLAQCAMLAGLPQAPAVYNPLENPEAAKERQKTVLRLMAEQGYITQEEARRAENEPLQFAAAPFPIEAPHFVMAVWEELTRRFPEALYRGGLTVTTTLDLDWQRAAERIARRHLARLNMPDETGQGHNVNNAALVALDPYTGHVLAMLGSPDYFNERISGAYNAALAPRQPGSALKPFTYAAAFDPTLPDPWTAATMVLDVETPFVTRRLESYTPANFALVEHGPVRVREALASSYNIPAVAALDHIGVDALVRLLTRLGVSTLAANPRIDLAVTLGGGEVRLLELTAAYAGLANGGYRVEPALIMQVEDTAGKRLYTWEHRPLTDRVLDERVAWLITDILSDNSARIPAFGPASVLQIGRPAAAKTGTTTDFRDNWTLGYTPNLVVGVWVGNADNTPMREVTGISGAGPIWHDFMREALLGQPQLSFQRPDGLIQVEVCALSGLLPTDACTQRVREWFIPGTEPTTYDTIHQVFTIDRRTGMLADESTPPEERVERVYLVLPQEARDWAARQGIPAPPAPAPSAPDAHIGLRLLEPDPYTTFRLSPTLPPDAQRLRLTAGVRPGTQRVTYIMDGAPVGTASAAPWVVWWPLQLGQHELVAEAVLADGSIERSEPIPFTVSAFVPAQERPASGQLP from the coding sequence ATGGGGAACCGCCTGCGCCAGAGTATCGCCCGCCACCCCTTCCTGAGCCTGCTGGCCGGGCTGGGGCTGGCCCTGCTGATCGCCGCCGTCGTCCTGATCGCCGTCCTGTTCACCGGCCTGCCTGACCTGGCCACGCTGGAGGCGGGCCTGGCCCTGCCCTCGACCCGCATTCTGGATCGCCAGGGCCGCCTGCTGTATGAGATCGTTGATCCGGAGGGCGGGCGCAACCGCGCTGTGACGCTGGATCGCATCCCGCAGGATTGCATCGACGCGACCATTGCCACGGAAGACGCCAACTTTTACCGTCACATCGGGGTTGACGTTGCCGGGATTCTGCGCGCGCTGCGGATCAACCTGTCCGGCGGGGAGGTGCTCGCCGGCGGCAGCACGATCACCCAGCAGGTCGCCCGCAACCTGTTGCTCGATCCGGAGCAGCGGGCCGAGCGCACTCTCCTCCGTAAGCTGCGGGAGACCATCCTGGCCATCCGCCTGACGGCCAGTTACAGCCGCGACGACATCCTGATGCTCTACCTCAACCAGACTTACTACGGCAACCTGGCCTACGGGCTGGAGGGCGCGGCGCAGGCCTACTTCGGGCAGAGCGTGGAGACGCTCGATCTGGCCCAGTGCGCGATGCTGGCCGGGCTGCCGCAGGCCCCGGCCGTCTATAACCCCCTGGAGAATCCAGAAGCGGCCAAAGAGCGGCAGAAAACCGTCCTGCGGCTGATGGCCGAGCAGGGCTACATCACCCAGGAAGAAGCGCGACGGGCCGAAAATGAGCCGCTACAGTTCGCCGCTGCACCCTTCCCCATCGAGGCCCCGCACTTTGTCATGGCCGTCTGGGAGGAACTGACGCGACGCTTCCCGGAGGCGCTCTATCGCGGCGGCCTGACCGTCACCACCACGCTCGACCTGGACTGGCAGCGCGCTGCCGAACGGATCGCCCGCCGTCACCTGGCCCGCCTCAATATGCCTGACGAGACCGGCCAGGGGCACAACGTCAATAACGCCGCGCTGGTCGCCCTGGACCCCTACACCGGCCATGTGCTGGCCATGCTGGGCAGCCCGGACTACTTCAATGAGCGGATCAGCGGCGCGTATAACGCCGCCCTGGCTCCCCGCCAGCCGGGCAGCGCGCTTAAACCGTTCACCTATGCCGCCGCCTTCGACCCGACGCTCCCCGACCCCTGGACGGCGGCGACGATGGTCCTGGACGTGGAAACGCCTTTCGTCACCCGTCGGCTGGAAAGCTACACCCCGGCTAACTTCGCCCTGGTGGAACATGGCCCGGTGCGCGTGCGGGAGGCGCTGGCCTCGTCCTACAACATCCCGGCGGTGGCCGCCCTCGATCACATCGGCGTGGACGCGCTGGTACGCCTGCTGACCCGCCTGGGTGTGAGCACGCTGGCCGCCAACCCGCGCATCGACCTGGCGGTGACGCTCGGCGGCGGGGAAGTGCGCCTGCTGGAGCTGACCGCCGCCTACGCCGGGCTGGCCAATGGCGGCTACCGCGTCGAGCCGGCGCTGATCATGCAGGTGGAGGATACCGCCGGGAAGCGTCTTTACACCTGGGAGCACAGGCCGCTTACCGACCGGGTTTTGGATGAGCGCGTGGCCTGGCTGATCACCGACATCCTGAGCGATAACTCGGCACGCATCCCGGCCTTCGGGCCAGCTTCCGTCCTGCAGATCGGGCGACCCGCTGCCGCCAAGACTGGCACAACGACCGACTTCCGCGACAACTGGACGCTGGGCTATACCCCCAACCTGGTCGTCGGGGTATGGGTCGGCAACGCCGATAACACTCCCATGCGAGAGGTCACCGGCATCAGCGGCGCGGGGCCGATCTGGCACGACTTCATGCGGGAAGCCCTGCTCGGCCAGCCACAATTGAGCTTCCAGCGCCCGGACGGCCTGATCCAGGTCGAGGTTTGCGCCCTCAGCGGCCTGCTGCCGACCGACGCCTGCACCCAGCGTGTCAGGGAGTGGTTCATCCCTGGCACGGAGCCGACCACCTACGACACTATCCATCAGGTGTTCACCATCGACCGCCGCACCGGTATGCTGGCTGATGAGTCCACCCCGCCGGAGGAACGCGTCGAGCGTGTCTACCTGGTGTTGCCGCAGGAAGCCCGCGACTGGGCCGCCCGGCAGGGCATCCCCGCCCCGCCCGCCCCGGCGCCATCCGCGCCGGATGCGCACATCGGCCTGCGCCTGCTGGAGCCGGACCCCTACACCACCTTCCGTCTCTCGCCGACCCTGCCGCCGGATGCGCAGCGCCTGCGTCTGACGGCGGGCGTCCGCCCCGGGACACAGCGCGTCACCTACATCATGGATGGCGCCCCCGTAGGGACGGCCAGCGCCGCACCCTGGGTCGTGTGGTGGCCGCTGCAACTGGGCCAGCACGAGCTGGTGGCGGAGGCAGTGCTGGCTGATGGCAGCATCGAGCGCAGCGAGCCGATCCCCTTCAC